The following coding sequences lie in one Candidatus Limnocylindria bacterium genomic window:
- a CDS encoding Zn-dependent hydrolase — protein MKTLEAVAIDERRLLRRLDELAQRGALPGGGLYRALYTPSWVAATELVSGWMKGAGLLVRRDAVGNIWGRVEGSRGGRAIVTGSHIDTVRGGGPLDGALGVVAAVEAVTSLVSALGRPLRILEAVAICEEEGSRFNTNFWGARAIADRIEPDEASRVRDADGVTLADAMRGVGLDPANVAQAIRRDIDTFVELHIEQGPLLEEEGPRLGVVRTIAGTAHLEVVVRGQPDHAGATAMDRRRDALLGASAMMLAIAEVAREMGPPAVATVGTISVEPAQVNVVPGMARFTVDARHSDNAQRALLVSEITKVCKVAGRERELAVDVRTLRDRPPVLLNERATDVARRACVACGVAPRDMTSGAGHDSQVLSVAAHAAMIFVPSIGGRSHCPEEATAAEDVILGTRALATALRELAYT, from the coding sequence GCTGCGTCGCCTCGACGAGCTCGCACAGCGCGGCGCTCTTCCGGGCGGCGGTCTCTATCGCGCGCTGTACACGCCGTCATGGGTCGCGGCGACCGAGCTCGTTTCCGGCTGGATGAAGGGGGCGGGACTGCTGGTGCGGCGCGACGCGGTCGGCAATATCTGGGGACGCGTCGAGGGATCGCGCGGCGGACGCGCCATCGTGACCGGCTCGCACATCGACACGGTGCGCGGAGGCGGTCCGCTCGACGGGGCGCTCGGAGTCGTCGCGGCGGTCGAGGCCGTGACGAGCCTCGTGTCGGCGCTCGGTCGGCCCCTTCGGATCCTCGAGGCCGTCGCGATCTGCGAAGAGGAAGGCAGCCGATTCAACACGAACTTCTGGGGAGCGCGCGCGATCGCCGACCGCATCGAGCCCGATGAAGCCTCGCGCGTCCGCGACGCCGACGGCGTAACGCTGGCCGATGCGATGCGCGGCGTCGGCCTCGACCCGGCGAATGTCGCGCAGGCGATCCGCCGCGATATCGACACCTTCGTCGAGCTCCACATCGAGCAGGGTCCGCTCCTCGAGGAAGAGGGCCCGCGGCTGGGTGTGGTGCGCACGATCGCCGGCACCGCGCACCTCGAGGTCGTCGTCCGCGGACAGCCCGACCACGCCGGCGCGACCGCGATGGACCGTCGACGCGATGCCCTTCTCGGCGCATCCGCGATGATGCTGGCGATCGCCGAGGTCGCGCGCGAGATGGGCCCGCCCGCGGTCGCGACGGTCGGCACCATCAGCGTCGAGCCCGCGCAAGTGAATGTCGTGCCCGGCATGGCGCGCTTCACCGTGGACGCCCGCCACAGCGACAACGCGCAGCGCGCCCTGCTCGTGTCGGAGATCACGAAGGTCTGCAAGGTCGCCGGACGCGAACGCGAGCTCGCTGTCGACGTGCGCACCCTCCGCGACCGCCCACCCGTGCTGCTCAACGAGCGGGCTACCGATGTCGCGCGGCGCGCCTGCGTCGCGTGCGGTGTCGCACCCCGCGACATGACGAGCGGCGCAGGCCACGACTCGCAGGTGCTCAGCGTCGCGGCGCACGCGGCGATGATCTTCGTGCCGAGCATCGGGGGACGCTCGCATTGCCCCGAGGAGGCCACGGCCGCGGAGGACGTCATCCTCGGGACGCGCGCGCTCGCGACCGCGCTGCGCGAGCTGGCGTACACGTAG